One stretch of Microplitis mediator isolate UGA2020A chromosome 9, iyMicMedi2.1, whole genome shotgun sequence DNA includes these proteins:
- the LOC130674720 gene encoding caspase-1-like: protein MNGIEMDSGDIIDSNKFNNIKDKINDENNDVGDAFGYGKNSVSPYPTSLQTAPTEKYASHYNMSHAKRGFAIIFNHETFNVSHLKARTGTNVDCENLVSTLKLLQFDVFHYHNLNHRDILKQLETVANTDHTQHDCLLVAVLSHGELGVLYAHDTAYKAETIWSYFTSDKCPTLSGKPKLFFIQACQGDKLDGGVAVKERTETDGQPTATFRIPTHADFLIAYSTIPGFYSWRNTTRGSWFMQALCIELRENGTRYDILTLLTFVSQRVALDFESNTPDNMTMHQQKQIPCITSMLTRLLKFTPAKNADSNPTGSS, encoded by the exons atgaacgGAATTGAAATGGACAGTGGAGATATTATTGAtagcaataaatttaataacatcaaggataaaattaatgatgaaaataatgatgTCGGTGATGCATTTGGTTATGGAaa aaattcgGTGAGCCCATACCCAACATCATTGCAAACAGCACCAACTGAAAAATATGCAAGCCACTACAACATGTCCCATGCAAAACGTGGCTTTGCGATAATATTCAACCATGAAACTTTCAACGTAAGTCACTTGAAAGCACGAACCGGCACCAATGTCGATTGTGAAAATTTGGTATCAACTTTAAAACTTCTACAATTTGACGTGTTCCACTACCACAATCTTAACCACCGCGACATCCTCAAGCAGCTGGAAACCG tcGCCAACACGGATCACACTCAACATGACTGTCTGCTGGTCGCCGTCCTGAGCCACGGAGAACTGGGTGTGCTCTACGCTCACGACACAGCGTACAAAGCCGAGACAATCTGGTCGTACTTCACATCCGACAAGTGTCCAACTTTGTCAGGGAAACCGAAGCTATTTTTCATCCAAGCCTGCCAGGGTGACAAACTCGACGGCGGAGTTGCTGTTAAAGAGAGAACTGAAACTGACGGTCAGCCCACTGCTACTTTTCGCATTCCCACTCATGCTGATTTCCTGATCGCTTACTCAACTATACCAG gttTCTATTCATGGCGCAACACAACACGCGGCTCGTGGTTCATGCAAGCTCTCTGTATCGAATTGCGCGAAAATGGAACCCGATATGACATTCTAACTCTGCTGACTTTCGTATCTCAGCGCGTTGCCCTGGACTTTGAGTCAAACACTCCAGACAACATGACAATGCATCAGCAAAAACAAATTCCTTGCATCACTTCAATGTTGACGCGTCTCCTAAAATTTACTCCCGCTAAAAACGCGGATTCAAATCCCACTGGTAGCTCATAA
- the LOC130675137 gene encoding transmembrane protein 19 codes for MSRNDNKKSNVLLPVIVTAFAIPLSMLLWIINVIYSIISPSEHQTEDHAASSPWRWLSAIVIPILFSLWGLKRRSLDLSGAVLGLFVGFVLTITNYAHLADLMCFFVTSSLATKFRMDKKRKLEVDFKEGGQRNWIQVLCNGGMALQLALLYLLDVGCGERPIDFDKDYRSSWLSIGILGAFSCCNGDTWASEFGTAIGNSDPFLITTRKKVPRGTNGGVSLIGLLMSLLGGLLVGLFHYLAVLYTVDSAVLENSAAQWPIILIAGLGGLLGSILDSILGATLQYSGVNESGKIVERPGKGVKHICGRQILDNHSVNLLSSIGIALTLPRIANFIWPFIN; via the exons atgtcacgtaatgacaataaaaaatcaaatgtatTATTGCCGGTAATTGTTACTGCATTTGCGATACCTCTGTCAATGTTATTATGGATAATAAACGtcatatattcaattatttcacCCTCCGAGCATCAGACtgaag aTCACGCGGCGAGTTCGCCCTGGAGATGGTTGTCAGCGATAGTGATTCCTATATTATTTTCCCTATGGGGTCTGAAGAGACGAAGTCTAGATCTAAGTGGAGCAGTACTGGGTCTGTTCGTTGGTTTTGTCCTGACGATAACGAACTACGCGCACTTGGCGGATCTCATGTGTTTTTTTGTCACCTCGTCTCTGGCGACAAAGTTCCGGATGGATAAGAAACGAAAACTTGAAGTTGATTTCAAAGAAGGAGGACAGAGAAACTGGATCCAGGTCCTGTGCAATGGTGGCATGGCATTGCAGCTCGCGTTGCTGTATTTGCTGGATGTCGGTTGCGGGGAGAGACCCATTGATTTTGATAAAGACTATCGTAGCTCCTGGTTATCGATTGGTATTTTAG gAGCATTTTCATGTTGTAATGGCGATACTTGGGCTTCGGAATTTGGTACAGCGATTGGTAATTCGGATCCATTTTTAATAACGACCAGAAAAAAAGTTCCACgtg gaACTAATGGAGGAGTATCACTGATTGGTCTCTTAATGTCATTACTTGGAGGATTATTAGTCGGTTTGTTTCATTATTTAGCTGTACTGTATACAGTTGATTCAGCAGTGCTAGAAAATTCAGCGGCACAATGGCCGATTATTTTGATCGCCGGTCTCGGAGGTTTACTTGGCAGCATTCTCGATTCTATTTTGGGTGCGACGTTACAATACTCAG gaGTAAATGAGTCGGGTAAAATTGTTGAGCGACCTGGTAAAGGAGTAAAACACATTTGCGGTCGGCAGATACTTGATAATCACAGCGTCAATCTTTTATCTAGTATTGGAATCGCACTCACACTTCCGAGGATCGCTAATTTTATTTGGccgtttattaattag